A single Pristis pectinata isolate sPriPec2 chromosome 6, sPriPec2.1.pri, whole genome shotgun sequence DNA region contains:
- the LOC127571960 gene encoding cholinesterase-like isoform X2: protein MRLKLQPIFLTCHVPVLWLLLTFEPLNSTPSEEELVVTTKQGKVKGTSLNVLSGSVTAFLGIPYAEPPTGELRFKKPEPRRPWSGLWIADKYPNSCYQYVNNSSPGLAWEEMWNPNTQLSEDCLYVNVWVPSPKPNKAAVMIWIFGGGFASGTSSLMVYDGKYLAYIENVIVVSMNYRLGALGFLALPGSHDIHGNMGLFDQRLALKWVQDNIKAFGGNPNSVTLFGESAGAASIHLHILSPKSHSLFTRAIMQSGSSNAPWAVLQDAEAKRRASILAQRLNCAFSNDAELVSCLRHKHPKEIVDKSLGIVTGSLLSGCVFTPVVDGDFLTDLPDELIQMKKFKQTQILVGVNKDEGSYFLVYEAPGFKKDTESLITREQFLKGVKMAFSDAGDIGVEAVVFQYTDWTDKNNATKNRDALVAVAGDRNFICPLMQFANKIAECGNTAYVYLFDHRASNADWPEWMGVMHGYEIEFMFGMPLDGKLNYTMAEETLSRNMMHYWANFAKTGNPNEPKMQGMRWPEYTHTDQQYITLNTEATRIYMKYRAQQCAFWNLFLPKLLQRTAHMDEVEQQWKQEFHRWNSYMSDWKSKFGAYNSRKDSCTRA from the exons ATGAGGCTTAAATTGCAACCAATCTTTTTAACGTGCCACGTACCAGTGCTGTGGCTCCTTCTGACTTTTGAACCTCTCAACAGTACACCAAGTGAAGAAGAGTTGGTAGTCACAACTAAACAAGGAAAAGTAAAAGGAACATCATTAAATGTTCTCTCAGGATCAGTTACGGCTTTCCTGGGGATACCATATGCAGAGCCGCCTACTGGTGAACTTAGATTTAAGAAACCAGAACCTCGAAGACCCTGGTCTGGACTGTGGATTGCAGACAAATATCCGAACTCGTGTTACCAGTATGTAAACAACTCTTCTCCTGGTTTGGCTTGGGAAGAAATGTGGAATCCTAACACTCAACTTAGTGAAGATTGTCTCTATGTTAATGTGTGGGTTCCATCACCAAAACCAAACAAAGCAGCTGTTATGATATGGATCTTTGGTGGGGGCTTTgcatcaggcacatcttccctaaTGGTTTATGATGGCAAATACCTAGCTTACATCGAGAATGTAATTGTTGTTTCCATGAACTACAGATTGGGTGCTTTAGGATTTTTAGCTTTGCCTGGTAGTCATGATATTCATGGGAACATGGGATTATTTGATCAACGTTTAGCACTTAAGTGGGTTCAGGATAATATAAAGGCATTTGGAGGAAATCCCAACAGCGTGACCTTGTTTGGAGAGAGTGCTGGAGCAGCTTCAATTCATCTCCATATTCTTTCACCTAAAAGCCATTCTCTCTTTACCAGAGCCATAATGCAAAGTGGTTCATCTAATGCTCCCTGGGCTGTTTTACAAGATGCTGAGGCAAAACGTAGGGCTTCAATCTTGGCTCAACGGCTTAATTGTGCTTTCAGTAATGATGCAGAGCTAGTGAGCTGTCTTCGTCATAAGCATCCCAAAGAGATAGTGGACAAGAGTCTCGGAATTGTAACAGGTAGTCTTTTGTCTGGATGTGTATTTACACCAGTAGTTGATGGGGATTTTCTCACTGATCTGCCTGATGAATTAATTCAAATGAAAAAATTTAAACAAACCCAAATCTTAGTAGGTGTGAACAAAGACGAGGGAAGTTACTTTTTGGTATACGAGGCTCCTGGTTTCAAAAAGGATACAGAAAGTCTCATTACTCGTGAACAATTCCTAAAAGGTGTAAAGATGGCTTTCTCTGATGCTGGTGATATTGGAGTGGAGGCTGTAGTTTTCCAATATACAGATTGGACAGACAAGAACAATGCAACGAAAAATCGTGATGCTTTGGTTGCTGTGGCTGGAGATCGCAATTTTATATGTCCCTTGATGCAATTTGCTAATAAGATTGCTGAATGTGGAAATACTGCCTATGTCTATTTGTTTGACCACCGTGCATCCAATGCAGACTGGCCAGAGTGGATGGGAGTTATGCATGGTTATGAGATTGAATTCATGTTTGGAATGCCCCTTGATGGAAAGCTCAATTATACTATGGCAGAAGAGACGCTCAGCAGAAACATGATGCACTACTGGGCAAACTTTGCAAAAACTGG TAACCCAAATGAACCCAAAATGCAAGGAATGAGGTGGCCTGAATATACACATACAGACCAACAATATATAACTTTAAACACAGAAGCAACAAGAATTTATATGAAATACCGTGCTCAACAGTGTGCCTTCTGGAATCTATTTCTTCCAAAATTGCTACAAAGGACAG CACACATGGATGAAGTAGAACAACAGTGGAAGCAGGAATTCCATCGATGGAACTCTTACATGTCGGACTGGAAATCTAAATTTGGTGCTTATAACAGCAGAAAAGACAGTTGTACCAGGGCATAA
- the LOC127571960 gene encoding cholinesterase-like isoform X1, with the protein MMRCCTQSVMRLKLQPIFLTCHVPVLWLLLTFEPLNSTPSEEELVVTTKQGKVKGTSLNVLSGSVTAFLGIPYAEPPTGELRFKKPEPRRPWSGLWIADKYPNSCYQYVNNSSPGLAWEEMWNPNTQLSEDCLYVNVWVPSPKPNKAAVMIWIFGGGFASGTSSLMVYDGKYLAYIENVIVVSMNYRLGALGFLALPGSHDIHGNMGLFDQRLALKWVQDNIKAFGGNPNSVTLFGESAGAASIHLHILSPKSHSLFTRAIMQSGSSNAPWAVLQDAEAKRRASILAQRLNCAFSNDAELVSCLRHKHPKEIVDKSLGIVTGSLLSGCVFTPVVDGDFLTDLPDELIQMKKFKQTQILVGVNKDEGSYFLVYEAPGFKKDTESLITREQFLKGVKMAFSDAGDIGVEAVVFQYTDWTDKNNATKNRDALVAVAGDRNFICPLMQFANKIAECGNTAYVYLFDHRASNADWPEWMGVMHGYEIEFMFGMPLDGKLNYTMAEETLSRNMMHYWANFAKTGNPNEPKMQGMRWPEYTHTDQQYITLNTEATRIYMKYRAQQCAFWNLFLPKLLQRTAHMDEVEQQWKQEFHRWNSYMSDWKSKFGAYNSRKDSCTRA; encoded by the exons TGCTGCACACAATCAGTTATGAGGCTTAAATTGCAACCAATCTTTTTAACGTGCCACGTACCAGTGCTGTGGCTCCTTCTGACTTTTGAACCTCTCAACAGTACACCAAGTGAAGAAGAGTTGGTAGTCACAACTAAACAAGGAAAAGTAAAAGGAACATCATTAAATGTTCTCTCAGGATCAGTTACGGCTTTCCTGGGGATACCATATGCAGAGCCGCCTACTGGTGAACTTAGATTTAAGAAACCAGAACCTCGAAGACCCTGGTCTGGACTGTGGATTGCAGACAAATATCCGAACTCGTGTTACCAGTATGTAAACAACTCTTCTCCTGGTTTGGCTTGGGAAGAAATGTGGAATCCTAACACTCAACTTAGTGAAGATTGTCTCTATGTTAATGTGTGGGTTCCATCACCAAAACCAAACAAAGCAGCTGTTATGATATGGATCTTTGGTGGGGGCTTTgcatcaggcacatcttccctaaTGGTTTATGATGGCAAATACCTAGCTTACATCGAGAATGTAATTGTTGTTTCCATGAACTACAGATTGGGTGCTTTAGGATTTTTAGCTTTGCCTGGTAGTCATGATATTCATGGGAACATGGGATTATTTGATCAACGTTTAGCACTTAAGTGGGTTCAGGATAATATAAAGGCATTTGGAGGAAATCCCAACAGCGTGACCTTGTTTGGAGAGAGTGCTGGAGCAGCTTCAATTCATCTCCATATTCTTTCACCTAAAAGCCATTCTCTCTTTACCAGAGCCATAATGCAAAGTGGTTCATCTAATGCTCCCTGGGCTGTTTTACAAGATGCTGAGGCAAAACGTAGGGCTTCAATCTTGGCTCAACGGCTTAATTGTGCTTTCAGTAATGATGCAGAGCTAGTGAGCTGTCTTCGTCATAAGCATCCCAAAGAGATAGTGGACAAGAGTCTCGGAATTGTAACAGGTAGTCTTTTGTCTGGATGTGTATTTACACCAGTAGTTGATGGGGATTTTCTCACTGATCTGCCTGATGAATTAATTCAAATGAAAAAATTTAAACAAACCCAAATCTTAGTAGGTGTGAACAAAGACGAGGGAAGTTACTTTTTGGTATACGAGGCTCCTGGTTTCAAAAAGGATACAGAAAGTCTCATTACTCGTGAACAATTCCTAAAAGGTGTAAAGATGGCTTTCTCTGATGCTGGTGATATTGGAGTGGAGGCTGTAGTTTTCCAATATACAGATTGGACAGACAAGAACAATGCAACGAAAAATCGTGATGCTTTGGTTGCTGTGGCTGGAGATCGCAATTTTATATGTCCCTTGATGCAATTTGCTAATAAGATTGCTGAATGTGGAAATACTGCCTATGTCTATTTGTTTGACCACCGTGCATCCAATGCAGACTGGCCAGAGTGGATGGGAGTTATGCATGGTTATGAGATTGAATTCATGTTTGGAATGCCCCTTGATGGAAAGCTCAATTATACTATGGCAGAAGAGACGCTCAGCAGAAACATGATGCACTACTGGGCAAACTTTGCAAAAACTGG TAACCCAAATGAACCCAAAATGCAAGGAATGAGGTGGCCTGAATATACACATACAGACCAACAATATATAACTTTAAACACAGAAGCAACAAGAATTTATATGAAATACCGTGCTCAACAGTGTGCCTTCTGGAATCTATTTCTTCCAAAATTGCTACAAAGGACAG CACACATGGATGAAGTAGAACAACAGTGGAAGCAGGAATTCCATCGATGGAACTCTTACATGTCGGACTGGAAATCTAAATTTGGTGCTTATAACAGCAGAAAAGACAGTTGTACCAGGGCATAA